A stretch of DNA from Kangiella sediminilitoris:
GTTTCTTAGGTATTATGGAGCTACTCGAGTCATCTTGTGTTTGTTATTGCTATTATTGCCCTACTTTTTCCAGGCTCAAGACAGGCTTTACAATGTGGATATCTATACCACAACGGCCATCAGTTACCTCATAGTAGCCAATCTACTGATGTTTATGGCCTTTGTTGAGCATCAGTTCAGAATACAGGCAATGTTTCCACCATTGCTGGATATACTGTTCATTGCGATACTAGCTTACGCGGGTTACCAGAGCACTTCCGTCTACATCCTCCTGATGGCTCTAGTCGCTATTGTCGGTATTTTTCTGGTTCGTCATCGAATAGGAATCATATATGGCATTTTTGCATGCGCTGCTATCGTTTTCATACGTAACTATCGCCTCGATGGAATTAGCATATCGGACTTCTCAGATGTCAGTCTGCAGATTGCTGGGATTCTTGCAGTTACTGTACTAGCTAACATTCTTGCTCGACGTTTAACAGATTATGAAGCAAAAACCATTGAGCAAAGTTACTCTATAGAAAAGTTAAACGAACTGAATAAGCAAATCATTGATAAGATGAATCGTGGCGTGGTGGTTGTCGATAATGAATTTAAGGTTCAGCATATAAACCAGACAGCCTGGTATGGTCTAGGACTACCAGAAGACCCTATTGGCAAACCTCTGAAAACAATTGCAGATGAACTGGACTACCAGCTTCAAACGTTTAACACGTTACATGATACGTCACAGGGCGAAGTCAAAAAAGAGGGTTTGCCTTTCAGAGCTACAAATACGGGTCCTCAACTACTGCCAAACTACATTTCTCTGGCTGAAGGCGAAAAAATATTAATAACTTTGGATAACTATTCGGAAGTCCTGAAGCGCGTTCAGCAATTAAAGTT
This window harbors:
- a CDS encoding sensor histidine kinase, producing MRNNNKKIEFGWQFLRYYGATRVILCLLLLLLPYFFQAQDRLYNVDIYTTTAISYLIVANLLMFMAFVEHQFRIQAMFPPLLDILFIAILAYAGYQSTSVYILLMALVAIVGIFLVRHRIGIIYGIFACAAIVFIRNYRLDGISISDFSDVSLQIAGILAVTVLANILARRLTDYEAKTIEQSYSIEKLNELNKQIIDKMNRGVVVVDNEFKVQHINQTAWYGLGLPEDPIGKPLKTIADELDYQLQTFNTLHDTSQGEVKKEGLPFRATNTGPQLLPNYISLAEGEKILITLDNYSEVLKRVQQLKLASLGQLTANIAHEVKNPLSAVSQASQLLSESSSLSKDEKELTAIIYRQSKRINEIIENVQKVSKSKPPNREQFELKEFIESFTEEYRQGLTFEPQLTIEDINSSLSIQFDKCQLKQILSNLFDNGLKYSFLKTKEYRLHVTAGQDPVSGDLFLDVIDEGPGISLEDKDKIFEPFYTTAHDGTGLGLYISKELCEANQARLDCIPVAFGGACFRISFDNSH